One window from the genome of Thermaerobacter marianensis DSM 12885 encodes:
- a CDS encoding ABC transporter ATP-binding protein: protein MGQEYLVEIRGLRTTFHTEEGTIPAVSGVDLTIRRGETLAVVGESGCGKSVTALSIMRLIPSPPGRIEAGEILFEGRDLLRLPEEEMRRIRGNEIAMIFQEPMTSLNPVFTVGDQIAEVFMFHRGMGRREALEHAVEMLRHVGIPAPERRVREYPHQMSGGMRQRVMIAMALACHPKLLIADEPTTALDVTIQAQILDLMRRLKEELGMAILLITHDLGVVAEMAERVVVMYAGRVVEEGDVYSVFRNPVHPYTEGLLRSIPRLDEDRERLPAIEGTVPSPGQMPRGCPFHPRCPYATDTCREVEPRLEPLGEGRAAACHLAAERLAGEGVV from the coding sequence ATGGGGCAGGAATATTTGGTGGAGATCCGGGGTCTGCGAACGACGTTTCATACCGAAGAAGGAACCATTCCCGCCGTCAGCGGCGTTGATCTCACCATCCGCCGTGGCGAGACCCTGGCGGTGGTAGGGGAATCGGGCTGTGGTAAGAGCGTGACGGCTCTTTCCATCATGCGCCTGATTCCCTCACCGCCAGGCCGCATCGAGGCCGGCGAGATCCTGTTCGAGGGCCGCGACCTCCTCCGCCTGCCGGAGGAGGAGATGCGGCGCATTCGCGGCAACGAGATCGCGATGATTTTCCAAGAGCCCATGACCTCCCTGAACCCCGTCTTCACCGTCGGAGACCAGATCGCCGAGGTGTTCATGTTCCACCGGGGAATGGGCCGTCGGGAAGCCCTGGAGCACGCGGTAGAGATGCTACGACACGTGGGCATCCCGGCGCCGGAGCGGCGCGTACGGGAATACCCGCACCAGATGTCGGGCGGCATGCGGCAGCGGGTCATGATCGCCATGGCCCTCGCGTGCCACCCCAAGCTGTTGATCGCCGACGAGCCGACGACGGCCCTGGATGTCACGATCCAGGCCCAGATCCTCGACCTGATGCGTCGGCTCAAGGAGGAGCTGGGCATGGCCATCCTGCTCATCACCCATGACCTGGGCGTGGTGGCGGAGATGGCTGAGCGGGTCGTCGTCATGTACGCCGGCCGGGTGGTGGAGGAAGGGGACGTGTACTCGGTCTTCCGCAATCCCGTCCACCCGTACACGGAAGGGCTGCTGCGCTCCATCCCGCGCCTGGATGAGGACCGCGAACGGTTACCCGCCATCGAGGGCACTGTCCCAAGTCCCGGGCAGATGCCTCGGGGATGCCCCTTCCACCCTCGCTGCCCGTACGCCACGGACACCTGCCGAGAGGTCGAACCGCG
- a CDS encoding ABC transporter permease — protein MPTLTRASATAEVGAPAAPSGREPGRGRRVELWRRFRRNRPAVVGLGIVVLLTALAILAPVLTPYDPQEQNLSAVFQPPSREHPLGTDHLGRDMAARLLYGARYSLSIGALAVAIGLAVGIPLGVVSGYYGGFVDLVIQRVTDILLSFPTFLLALLLVAALGVGVENAVLAVGIGTIPAFVRIVRGVVLVLREQPYVEAARSIGASDGRVIFRHILVNAWPPVIVQATLSMGTTILVAAGLGFLGLGVPPGTPEWGAMLGDGRQYIFSASHLATIPGIAIFLAVLAFNLVGDGLRDALDPRLRNVKAS, from the coding sequence ATGCCTACATTGACCCGCGCATCCGCTACAGCTGAGGTCGGGGCGCCGGCGGCACCCTCCGGCAGGGAACCCGGGCGAGGCCGGCGGGTGGAGCTCTGGCGGCGCTTCCGCCGCAACAGGCCGGCCGTGGTCGGCTTGGGTATCGTGGTGCTGCTCACGGCCCTGGCGATCCTGGCGCCGGTGCTGACGCCTTACGACCCCCAGGAGCAGAACCTGTCGGCGGTCTTCCAGCCGCCCTCGCGGGAGCATCCGCTGGGGACGGACCACTTGGGACGCGATATGGCTGCGCGGCTCCTCTATGGGGCGCGATACTCCCTGTCCATCGGCGCCCTGGCGGTGGCGATCGGCCTTGCCGTGGGGATTCCTCTGGGCGTGGTCTCCGGGTACTACGGAGGTTTCGTCGACCTGGTCATCCAGCGGGTCACGGACATCTTGCTTTCCTTCCCCACCTTCCTTTTGGCTCTGTTGCTGGTCGCGGCGCTGGGGGTCGGGGTCGAGAATGCCGTCCTGGCCGTGGGCATCGGGACAATACCGGCTTTTGTGCGCATCGTGCGAGGGGTCGTACTCGTGCTCAGAGAGCAGCCCTACGTTGAAGCGGCGCGTTCCATCGGGGCATCGGACGGGCGGGTAATCTTTCGCCATATTCTGGTCAACGCATGGCCGCCCGTCATCGTGCAGGCGACCCTTAGCATGGGTACGACCATCCTCGTCGCCGCGGGCCTCGGCTTCCTGGGTCTGGGTGTACCCCCCGGTACGCCCGAATGGGGGGCGATGCTCGGCGACGGCCGGCAGTACATCTTTAGCGCCTCCCACCTGGCGACCATCCCCGGTATTGCCATCTTCCTGGCCGTGCTTGCCTTCAACCTGGTCGGCGATGGGCTGCGTGACGCCCTGGACCCGCGCCTGCGGAATGTCAAGGCTTCCTGA
- a CDS encoding ABC transporter permease, protein MKRYIIKRLFAAVITLLGVTFAVFLTVRLIPGDPAVVIAGPMASAQEVERIRTQLGLDRPFLEQYGTYLSRLVRGDLGVSARTQQPVLREILARLPYTLELALVSGALATVTGVAAGVIAATRRYTLFDYLASFGTLLGVSMPVYWLGLLLIVLFAVRLQWLPAAGAEGLGSIVLPALTLTAYTVALVARMTRATMFEVLEQDYVRTAWAKGLPRRRIIYRHALRNALVPIITVVALQFGALLGGAVLTESVFAWPGIGLLLVDSIFARDFPMVQGIVLVYSTMIILLNLGVDLLYAYIDPRIRYS, encoded by the coding sequence ATGAAGCGGTACATCATCAAGCGCCTGTTCGCAGCCGTGATCACCTTGCTCGGTGTCACCTTCGCCGTGTTCCTGACCGTGCGGCTCATTCCGGGCGACCCGGCGGTGGTGATCGCCGGCCCCATGGCGAGCGCTCAGGAGGTCGAGCGCATCCGCACGCAGCTGGGACTCGACCGGCCGTTCCTGGAGCAGTACGGGACATACCTTTCCCGGCTGGTCCGGGGTGACCTGGGCGTTTCGGCCCGTACCCAGCAACCGGTGCTGCGTGAGATCCTGGCGCGGCTGCCCTACACCCTGGAACTGGCATTGGTGAGCGGTGCCCTGGCGACGGTAACGGGGGTGGCGGCGGGGGTGATCGCCGCCACCCGCCGCTACACGCTGTTCGACTACCTGGCCTCCTTTGGTACCCTGCTCGGTGTCTCGATGCCGGTCTACTGGCTGGGCCTCCTGCTCATCGTGCTCTTTGCCGTGCGCCTGCAGTGGCTGCCGGCCGCCGGCGCGGAGGGGCTAGGGAGCATCGTGTTGCCTGCGCTCACGCTCACCGCCTACACGGTTGCGCTGGTGGCACGGATGACGCGGGCCACGATGTTTGAGGTGCTGGAGCAGGACTACGTACGGACGGCGTGGGCCAAGGGATTACCGCGACGGCGCATTATCTACCGGCACGCCCTGCGTAACGCGCTGGTCCCCATCATCACAGTGGTGGCCTTGCAGTTCGGTGCCCTGTTGGGTGGTGCGGTCCTCACCGAATCCGTGTTCGCGTGGCCGGGTATCGGCCTCCTGCTCGTGGACTCCATCTTCGCCCGGGACTTTCCCATGGTGCAGGGCATCGTCCTGGTCTACTCGACCATGATCATCCTGCTCAATCTTGGGGTGGATCTCCTCTATGCCTACATTGACCCGCGCATCCGCTACAGCTGA
- a CDS encoding ABC transporter substrate-binding protein, translated as MRPLKSVRVVTLAVVLVAALLLSACSGGGAAPSGSSGGGSGSSAAGDKTFRIAVGIDPDTLDPAGMTTTTVANMVDYIVETLVKIDKDGNIQPALAESWQVAADGRSITFKLRQGVKFHDGTPFNAEAVKFNIERILNPDVRMPLRASYAVIQGVEVKDEYTVTLRLKEPAPYLLGALTYTAAGMISPNSVNEHGNSMTAYQHPVGTGPYVLKEYTKGSQLVLEKFQDYWGEKPYYDQVVFQIVPEAATRESLLLAGQVDMIILPPTSDIPALQKNSKVKVLLAPSDRTIFVAINTQHPALKDKRVRQALNYAVNKEEIIKNVLFGAADVMDAPMAKPLVGYCQTGPYPYDPEKAKQLLQEAGATNLELKFVTPTGRYLQDYQAAQAIANFLQQVGVKTTLSTMDWPTYTATVQVPPEQATVQLHILGWAPTFLDAQQQMLQFTKDNHPPKGLASSYYTNPRVEELVAQANREVDQAKRQQLYCEAAKIIWEDAPWIFLWVQRFPIVHSAEVTNISYLPNEKFDAIYARPVQ; from the coding sequence ATGCGTCCGCTTAAGTCTGTGCGGGTTGTCACGTTGGCCGTAGTCCTGGTTGCTGCCCTGCTGCTATCCGCCTGCTCGGGCGGCGGGGCCGCCCCGTCCGGGAGCTCCGGGGGCGGGTCCGGGAGCAGCGCGGCTGGGGACAAGACTTTCCGCATCGCCGTGGGCATCGATCCCGATACGCTGGACCCTGCCGGCATGACCACGACCACCGTGGCCAACATGGTGGACTACATCGTCGAGACGCTGGTCAAGATCGACAAGGACGGGAACATCCAACCGGCTCTGGCAGAGTCGTGGCAGGTGGCTGCCGACGGGCGGTCGATCACCTTCAAGCTGCGGCAGGGGGTCAAGTTCCACGACGGCACGCCGTTTAACGCCGAGGCGGTCAAGTTCAACATCGAGCGGATCCTGAATCCCGACGTGCGGATGCCGCTGCGGGCGAGTTATGCGGTGATCCAGGGGGTGGAGGTGAAGGATGAGTACACCGTGACCCTCCGCCTCAAGGAGCCCGCGCCGTACCTGCTGGGCGCTCTCACTTACACCGCGGCCGGGATGATCTCGCCGAATTCTGTCAACGAGCACGGCAACAGCATGACGGCCTATCAGCACCCTGTGGGCACGGGCCCATACGTGTTGAAGGAGTACACCAAAGGCAGCCAGCTCGTCCTGGAGAAGTTCCAGGACTACTGGGGCGAGAAACCCTATTATGACCAGGTCGTGTTCCAGATCGTGCCCGAGGCGGCGACCCGGGAGAGCCTCCTGCTGGCTGGGCAGGTGGACATGATCATCCTGCCGCCCACCTCCGACATTCCGGCGTTGCAGAAGAACTCGAAGGTTAAGGTCTTGCTTGCGCCCAGCGACCGGACGATCTTCGTTGCGATCAACACCCAGCACCCGGCGCTGAAGGACAAGCGGGTGCGTCAGGCCCTCAACTACGCAGTGAATAAGGAAGAGATCATCAAGAACGTGCTCTTCGGCGCCGCCGACGTCATGGATGCGCCCATGGCCAAGCCGCTCGTGGGGTATTGCCAGACGGGCCCTTACCCCTACGACCCCGAGAAGGCAAAGCAGCTACTGCAGGAGGCCGGGGCGACGAACCTGGAGCTGAAGTTCGTCACGCCGACGGGGCGGTACTTGCAGGACTATCAGGCCGCCCAGGCCATCGCCAACTTCTTGCAGCAGGTCGGTGTCAAGACCACCCTGTCGACCATGGACTGGCCGACTTACACGGCCACGGTACAGGTACCGCCCGAGCAGGCAACGGTGCAGCTCCACATCCTGGGCTGGGCACCGACCTTCTTGGACGCCCAGCAGCAGATGCTGCAGTTCACCAAGGACAACCACCCGCCCAAGGGTCTCGCGTCCTCTTACTACACCAACCCGCGGGTGGAGGAACTGGTGGCCCAGGCGAACCGCGAGGTTGACCAGGCGAAGCGCCAGCAACTGTATTGTGAGGCGGCCAAGATTATCTGGGAGGACGCACCCTGGATCTTCCTCTGGGTGCAGCGGTTCCCCATCGTGCACTCGGCCGAGGTGACCAACATCTCGTACCTGCCCAATGAGAAGTTCGATGCCATCTACGCGCGGCCGGTTCAGTGA
- a CDS encoding dipeptidase yields MASWQQYLDDHRTRFLEDYLDLLRIPSISALPEHAQDVRRAAEWVARRLESAGLEGVRVMETGGHPVVYGEWLHAPGKPTVLIYGHFDVQPVDPLELWSSPPFEPSIRDGRVYARGASDNKGNFILAVFAVEALLRGEGQLPLNVKFFLEGQEEIGSPQLPAFIAQHKDLLACDLVISTDGANWAEDQPSLSVGSRGLCALQIDVQGASSDLHSGLYGGTIQNPIHALVRLLDSMRSPDGKILVEGFYDRVAPLSSEEREMLARIPFDEEAYARNLGVPATFGEPGYTTLERAWVRPTLEVNGIWGGFQGEGTKTVLPNEAHAKISCRLVPDQDPEEIIACIKAHVERHVPPGVRVSVHPFPGSARAYVVPPDLPALQVARQVLAEVYGKEPYLIRTGGTVPVLALFLTHLGAHTITVAFGVEDERFHAPDEFFRLANFDRGQRGYVRLLQRLGEEA; encoded by the coding sequence ATGGCGTCGTGGCAGCAGTATCTCGATGACCACCGCACCCGGTTCCTCGAAGACTACCTCGACCTGCTGCGCATCCCCAGCATCTCCGCGCTGCCCGAGCACGCCCAGGACGTACGGCGGGCGGCAGAATGGGTGGCACGCCGGCTCGAGTCCGCGGGCCTTGAGGGCGTGCGGGTGATGGAGACCGGCGGGCACCCGGTGGTGTATGGCGAATGGCTGCACGCGCCGGGCAAGCCCACCGTGCTCATCTACGGCCACTTCGACGTGCAGCCCGTCGACCCGCTCGAGCTCTGGTCGAGCCCGCCCTTCGAGCCGTCGATTCGCGACGGCCGCGTCTACGCCCGGGGTGCCTCCGATAACAAGGGCAACTTCATCCTGGCGGTGTTCGCCGTCGAGGCGCTCCTGCGCGGCGAGGGCCAGCTGCCCCTGAACGTCAAGTTCTTCCTTGAGGGGCAGGAGGAGATCGGCAGCCCCCAGCTGCCCGCCTTCATCGCCCAGCACAAGGATCTCCTGGCCTGCGACCTGGTGATCAGCACCGACGGCGCCAACTGGGCGGAGGATCAGCCCTCCCTGTCCGTCGGCTCCCGCGGCCTGTGCGCGCTCCAGATTGACGTGCAGGGGGCAAGCAGCGACCTTCACTCCGGTCTCTACGGCGGCACGATCCAGAACCCCATCCACGCCCTGGTCCGGCTGCTGGACTCCATGCGCAGTCCAGACGGGAAGATCCTGGTCGAGGGCTTCTACGACCGGGTGGCGCCCCTTTCCTCCGAGGAACGGGAGATGCTGGCCCGCATCCCCTTCGACGAGGAGGCCTACGCCCGGAACCTGGGAGTGCCGGCGACCTTCGGCGAGCCCGGCTACACCACCCTGGAGCGGGCCTGGGTTCGTCCCACGCTGGAGGTCAACGGGATCTGGGGCGGATTCCAGGGCGAGGGGACCAAGACTGTCCTCCCCAACGAGGCCCACGCCAAGATCTCCTGTCGCCTCGTGCCCGACCAGGATCCGGAGGAGATCATCGCCTGCATCAAAGCCCACGTGGAGCGGCACGTCCCGCCGGGCGTGCGGGTGAGCGTGCATCCCTTCCCCGGCAGCGCGCGGGCCTACGTGGTGCCGCCGGACCTGCCCGCCCTGCAGGTGGCCCGCCAGGTGCTGGCCGAGGTGTACGGCAAGGAGCCCTACCTGATCCGTACGGGAGGAACCGTGCCCGTCCTGGCCCTGTTCCTCACCCACCTGGGCGCCCACACCATCACCGTGGCCTTCGGCGTCGAGGACGAGCGCTTCCACGCGCCGGACGAGTTCTTCCGCCTGGCGAACTTCGACCGCGGGCAGCGAGGGTACGTCCGGTTGCTGCAGAGGCTGGGGGAGGAGGCCTGA
- a CDS encoding Zn-dependent hydrolase — MVPGSRPTVRAERLWADIMQLATFTEPDRPYTRRAFTEVYQAGRRWLAARMKEAGLAVRIDAGGNLIGRWEGTEPGRAPLMLGSHTDTVLGGGRFDGVVGVLGALEAVRALREAGVRLRHPVEVVDFLAEEPSDYGPSCIGSLALTGGLTPEMLAEVNPAGETLAAGIRRMGGDPRSLSAPLRRPGDIAAYVEMHIEQGPVLEQRGIPIGIVTAIASMEWHSVTLEGQPGHAGTTPMELRRDALTAAAEVILAVERTGRELATSGHCVATTGRLLVEPNNVNVIPGRVELTVDVRSHDPRRLADAWTHIRTAIEGISQTSGVRWTSRCLGRAEGAEADPQVMEALEGAAHALGYPTLRLASGAGHDAMHLARIAPMGMLFIPCRGGRSHCPEEWASPEDVARGTEVLVGALQWLDRSLP; from the coding sequence ATGGTGCCGGGGTCACGCCCGACGGTGCGTGCCGAGCGGCTCTGGGCCGACATCATGCAACTCGCCACCTTCACGGAACCGGATCGCCCGTACACTCGCCGCGCGTTCACGGAGGTGTACCAGGCGGGCCGACGCTGGCTCGCCGCCCGCATGAAGGAGGCGGGCCTGGCGGTCCGCATCGACGCGGGTGGCAACCTGATCGGCCGCTGGGAAGGGACCGAGCCCGGGCGGGCACCTTTGATGCTGGGATCGCATACCGACACCGTTCTCGGCGGTGGGCGGTTCGACGGGGTGGTCGGCGTTCTCGGCGCCCTGGAGGCGGTGCGCGCCCTGCGGGAGGCAGGGGTCCGGCTGCGCCACCCGGTAGAGGTGGTCGACTTTCTCGCGGAAGAACCCAGCGACTACGGACCCTCTTGCATCGGCAGTCTGGCGCTGACCGGAGGGCTCACGCCGGAGATGCTGGCAGAGGTCAACCCGGCCGGCGAAACCTTGGCCGCGGGCATCCGGCGCATGGGCGGGGACCCCCGCAGCCTCTCCGCGCCCCTGCGCCGGCCGGGCGACATCGCAGCGTATGTGGAGATGCACATCGAGCAGGGGCCCGTGCTCGAGCAGCGCGGTATACCTATCGGGATCGTGACCGCAATCGCCAGCATGGAGTGGCACAGCGTGACCCTGGAGGGCCAGCCGGGTCATGCGGGGACGACTCCGATGGAACTGCGGCGCGACGCCCTGACGGCGGCAGCAGAGGTCATCCTGGCGGTCGAGCGTACGGGCCGTGAGCTTGCCACCAGCGGCCATTGCGTCGCGACCACCGGCCGCCTGCTCGTCGAACCCAACAACGTCAACGTGATACCGGGACGAGTCGAACTCACGGTCGACGTGCGCAGCCACGACCCGCGCCGGCTGGCCGATGCTTGGACACACATCCGCACCGCCATCGAGGGAATCTCCCAGACAAGTGGCGTGCGGTGGACCAGCCGGTGCCTGGGCCGGGCCGAGGGAGCCGAGGCCGACCCGCAGGTGATGGAAGCCCTCGAGGGCGCGGCCCATGCGCTGGGCTATCCCACGCTGCGCCTGGCCAGTGGTGCCGGGCACGACGCCATGCACCTGGCACGCATCGCCCCCATGGGCATGCTCTTCATCCCCTGCCGCGGCGGGCGCAGCCACTGCCCGGAGGAGTGGGCCTCGCCGGAAGATGTCGCCCGGGGCACCGAAGTCCTGGTGGGGGCCCTGCAGTGGCTGGACCGCAGCCTGCCATGA
- a CDS encoding aldehyde dehydrogenase family protein, translating to MAAVAVRTYGLFIDGHWIERDQNLPVRNKYTGEVIGYVARATRDDVERAVTAAQRAYRENPLPPYRRYEILKRASELIRERKPELARTIAAEAGKPLKEALAEVDRCTQTLEISAEEAKRIHGEQVPIEAAPGAENRLAFTLRVPVGVVAAISPFNFPLNLAAHKVGPSLAAGNAVVLKPATATPLSAVHLVQALADAGLPPGYLNLVTGAGGEVGEWLLADPRIAAYTFTGSAAVGERIKAASGLRRVVLELGNNSATIVCSDADLDLAAARCVRGAFANAGQICLSVQRIYVQRPVYEAFLEKLVAETRKLKVGDPLDPDTDVGPMISEAEAERAEAWIREAVERGARVLTGGRRKGPVLEPTVLVDVQPDMKVVCQEVFAPVVSVVPFDDVDEAIAMVNDSFYGLQAGIYTRDLNTAMKAARRIEVGGVMVNEIPNWRVDLMPYGGVKGSGIGREGPRYAIEHLTDLRLVVFNL from the coding sequence ATGGCTGCCGTCGCAGTTCGCACCTATGGCCTGTTCATCGACGGGCATTGGATCGAACGGGACCAGAACCTGCCCGTGCGCAACAAGTACACCGGCGAGGTCATCGGTTACGTCGCCCGGGCGACGCGAGACGACGTCGAGCGGGCGGTGACGGCTGCGCAGCGGGCGTACCGGGAGAACCCCCTGCCGCCCTACCGGCGGTACGAGATCCTCAAGCGGGCTTCGGAGCTGATCCGGGAGCGCAAGCCCGAGCTGGCCCGCACCATCGCCGCCGAAGCGGGCAAGCCCTTGAAGGAAGCCCTTGCCGAGGTCGACCGGTGCACCCAGACCCTGGAGATCTCAGCGGAGGAAGCCAAGCGCATCCACGGCGAGCAGGTGCCCATCGAGGCGGCGCCGGGGGCCGAGAACCGGCTGGCCTTCACCCTGCGGGTTCCCGTGGGAGTGGTGGCGGCCATCAGCCCCTTCAACTTCCCCTTGAACCTGGCCGCCCACAAGGTGGGGCCGTCTCTGGCCGCGGGCAACGCCGTGGTGCTCAAGCCCGCCACCGCCACGCCGCTCAGCGCCGTCCACCTGGTCCAGGCCCTGGCGGATGCCGGCCTGCCCCCCGGCTACCTCAACCTGGTCACGGGCGCGGGCGGCGAGGTGGGCGAGTGGCTGCTGGCCGATCCCCGCATCGCCGCTTATACCTTCACCGGCAGTGCGGCGGTGGGCGAGCGGATCAAGGCGGCGTCGGGTCTGCGGCGGGTGGTGCTGGAACTGGGCAACAACTCGGCGACCATCGTCTGCTCCGATGCCGACCTGGACCTGGCCGCGGCCCGGTGCGTCCGGGGTGCCTTCGCCAACGCCGGGCAGATCTGCCTTTCGGTGCAGCGGATCTACGTCCAGCGGCCGGTCTACGAGGCGTTCCTGGAGAAGCTGGTGGCCGAGACCCGCAAGCTCAAGGTGGGCGACCCCCTGGATCCTGATACCGACGTGGGGCCCATGATCAGCGAGGCCGAGGCGGAACGGGCCGAGGCATGGATCCGCGAGGCGGTCGAACGCGGCGCCCGGGTGCTGACCGGCGGGCGGCGGAAGGGGCCCGTCCTCGAGCCCACCGTCCTGGTGGACGTCCAGCCGGACATGAAGGTGGTGTGCCAGGAGGTCTTCGCCCCGGTGGTCTCCGTGGTCCCCTTCGACGACGTGGACGAGGCCATTGCCATGGTCAACGACAGCTTCTACGGCCTGCAAGCCGGCATCTACACCCGCGACCTGAACACGGCGATGAAGGCGGCGCGGCGCATCGAGGTCGGCGGCGTGATGGTCAACGAGATCCCCAACTGGCGGGTGGACCTGATGCCCTACGGCGGCGTCAAGGGCAGCGGCATCGGCCGCGAGGGGCCGCGGTATGCGATCGAACACCTGACGGACCTGCGATTGGTGGTGTTCAATCTCTGA
- a CDS encoding zinc-dependent alcohol dehydrogenase family protein, translating to MKTRAAILVEMGRPRPYTESHPVVVDEVDLDGPGYGEVLVELKAAGICHSDLSVVDGSRPRPTPMVLGHEAAGIVRETGPGVTSLQPGDHVVFTFVPMCGRCMYCTGGRPALCELGNAANARGELLRGGRRFHRHGQPVHHHLGVSAFSQFTVAAEESLIKIDPDVPFEVAAVFGCAVMTGVGAVVNTARVEPGSSVAVFGLGGVGLAAVMGAVAAGAYPVVAVDVLPEKLEHARALGATHVVNAREADAVEAVRDLTGGGADYAIEAAGNADVLAQAYRATRRGGTTITVGLPHPEAALSIPAVTVTAEERVLRGSYMGSAVPRRDLPRFLRLFRAGRLPVDRLITHRIGLDEINQGFDRLAAGEAVRQVVLPNAG from the coding sequence GTGAAGACCAGGGCCGCCATTCTGGTCGAGATGGGACGACCGCGGCCGTACACCGAGTCCCACCCGGTGGTCGTGGACGAGGTGGACTTGGACGGCCCGGGATACGGCGAGGTGTTGGTCGAGCTCAAGGCAGCGGGGATCTGCCATTCGGATCTCTCCGTGGTGGACGGGAGCCGGCCCCGGCCCACGCCGATGGTTCTGGGACACGAGGCGGCGGGCATCGTCCGGGAGACCGGTCCCGGTGTGACCAGTTTGCAGCCGGGCGACCACGTGGTCTTCACCTTCGTTCCCATGTGCGGGCGGTGCATGTACTGCACCGGCGGCAGGCCCGCCTTGTGCGAGCTGGGCAACGCAGCCAATGCTCGCGGCGAGCTCCTGCGAGGTGGACGCCGGTTCCACCGCCACGGCCAGCCCGTGCACCACCACCTGGGGGTGTCGGCCTTCTCGCAGTTCACCGTGGCGGCCGAGGAGTCGCTGATCAAGATCGATCCCGACGTCCCCTTCGAGGTCGCGGCCGTGTTCGGGTGTGCCGTGATGACGGGTGTCGGTGCCGTGGTGAACACGGCTCGGGTGGAACCCGGAAGTTCCGTGGCGGTGTTCGGTCTTGGGGGAGTCGGGCTGGCCGCCGTGATGGGCGCGGTTGCGGCAGGGGCGTACCCCGTGGTGGCGGTCGACGTGCTGCCGGAGAAGTTGGAGCATGCCCGCGCCCTGGGTGCGACCCACGTCGTGAACGCCCGGGAGGCCGACGCGGTGGAGGCGGTGCGGGATCTCACGGGGGGCGGTGCCGATTATGCCATCGAGGCTGCGGGCAACGCCGACGTTCTCGCCCAGGCGTACCGGGCCACCCGGCGCGGTGGTACGACCATCACCGTCGGCCTGCCCCACCCCGAGGCGGCGTTGTCCATCCCGGCGGTGACGGTTACGGCGGAGGAGCGGGTCCTCCGTGGCTCGTACATGGGTTCCGCCGTACCCCGGCGGGACTTGCCGCGTTTCCTCCGCCTGTTCCGGGCGGGCCGGCTTCCCGTGGACCGGTTGATTACCCATCGCATCGGCCTTGACGAAATCAACCAGGGCTTTGATCGCCTGGCCGCCGGTGAAGCGGTGCGGCAGGTGGTGCTGCCCAACGCGGGCTGA
- the aiiT gene encoding quorum-quenching N-acyl-homoserine lactonase AiiT has protein sequence MSVRMKLYVLDCGRMQMDKSLMLAGATLASRDNPNRPAEWIEFPIYSVFIDHPDGNVLFDTGCNPNSMGPNGRWPEQTQNTFPIVSGEECYLPHRLEQLRVRPDDIRYVVCSHLHLDHAGCLEYFRKSTIIVHDDELAGALKLYAMHQRLGAYIWDDIDAWIRNELHWRPVRSDEGDLPLVEGVHILNLGSGHAFGMLGLQVQLPRTGGIILASDAVYCAANYGPPVRLPGIIYDSLGYTRTVERIRRLAEATRSQVWFGHDAEQFAQLIKSTEGYYE, from the coding sequence ATGTCCGTGCGGATGAAACTGTACGTTCTGGACTGTGGCCGGATGCAGATGGACAAGTCGTTGATGCTCGCCGGGGCGACCCTGGCCTCCCGGGACAACCCGAACCGGCCCGCCGAGTGGATCGAATTCCCCATCTATTCGGTGTTCATCGACCACCCCGACGGCAACGTGCTGTTTGACACCGGCTGCAACCCGAACTCCATGGGGCCGAACGGTCGCTGGCCGGAACAGACCCAGAACACCTTCCCCATCGTCAGTGGCGAGGAGTGTTACCTGCCCCACCGGTTGGAGCAACTGCGCGTGCGCCCGGACGACATCCGTTACGTGGTGTGCTCGCACCTGCACCTTGACCACGCCGGTTGCCTTGAGTACTTCCGCAAGTCGACCATCATCGTCCACGACGACGAACTGGCGGGAGCCTTGAAGCTGTACGCCATGCACCAGCGCCTGGGAGCGTACATCTGGGACGACATCGATGCGTGGATCCGCAACGAGCTTCACTGGCGGCCGGTGCGCAGCGACGAGGGAGACCTGCCGCTGGTGGAGGGGGTTCACATCCTCAACCTGGGCAGCGGCCACGCCTTCGGCATGCTCGGCCTGCAGGTGCAGCTGCCCCGCACCGGCGGCATCATTCTCGCCTCGGATGCCGTCTACTGCGCCGCCAACTACGGTCCGCCCGTGCGCTTGCCCGGCATCATCTACGACTCGCTGGGCTACACGCGGACCGTCGAGCGCATCCGCCGGCTGGCCGAAGCGACCCGTTCCCAGGTGTGGTTCGGACACGATGCCGAGCAGTTTGCACAGCTCATCAAGTCGACCGAGGGCTACTACGAGTGA